A stretch of Prunus dulcis chromosome 6, ALMONDv2, whole genome shotgun sequence DNA encodes these proteins:
- the LOC117631298 gene encoding RNA polymerase II C-terminal domain phosphatase-like 2 isoform X1, which translates to MSRLGFKSVVFHGDLCLGELDAIPVKDQKFQFPNNEIRINRISQQSERCPPLSILQTISSFSVRCKLESTSPVEQPHLINLHACCFYEFKTAVVVVGGEEIHLVAMPSKQKKFPCFWCYAVPVGLYSASLRMLNLRCLSIVFDLDETLIVANTMKSFDDRIEALRSWIARESDMVRIAGMSAEMKRYMDDRWLLKQYIDNDCVVDNGKVYKVQQEDVPPLSDNHEKIVRPIIRLPDKNIVLTRINPEIRDTSVLVRLRPAWEDLRSYLTAKGRKRFEVYVCTMAERDYALEMWRLLDPESHLIGSKQLLDRVVCVKTGSRKSLLNVFQHGVCHPKMAMVIDDRSKVWEDNDQSRVHVVPAFTPYYAPQAETASPVPVLCVARNVACNVRGCFFKEFDEILLRRISEVFYEDEVVNLPPAPDVSNYLMSEDAGLATNGNVNAPVSEGMNGGEVARRINQSDDKFGTDSVAHSLKNHAEARSDNSPAPVAILPNVVGAASSRPVMPSQKPGLLGPPVRRDSFSDRDYEMKRGLLGTNPGLDMRNQTSAELPHLSRIPAQMPASSIHAQGGWLVDDDNNRGPPSNRPSGFVQPPDIIKSEKLVHQNPFSPATPSSTPSGPSNRPSGFVQPPDIIKSEKLVHQNPFSPATPSSTPSGLLSHKSDVKREEVCSGQDLQKQNLPPPSQLSEAGASQNQASSFNRESQLESAKVNLLPSPLSIGVLQEIGRRCSSKVEFRSVVSTSNDLQFSVEVLFTGEKIGFGMGRTRKDAQQQAAENALHSLADKYVAYLAPRSGAVDRDIDKVSVGNENGFVLDIVGPELTELLREDGMPKESTSEAAEVEPGSTYITVSQQVQKRASSPRLLQSLPNKRLKEEILHGSQSLSSSRPQKNVPSDKP; encoded by the exons ATGAGCCGTTTAGGGTTTAAGTCCGTGGTCTTCCACGGCGACCTGTGTTTGGGAGAACTGGATGCTATTCCGGTgaaggaccagaagttccagTTCCCAAACAATGAGATTCGAATCAACCGCATATCGCAACAAAGCGAACGATGTCCTCCTCTCTCAATTCTCCAAACGATTTCGTCATTTTCGGTTCGATGCAAGCTCGAATCGACCTCCCCTGTTGAACAGCCCCATTTGATCAATCTTCACGCCTGCTGCTTCTACGAGTTCAAG ACTGCGGTTGTAGTGGTTGGTGGTGAAGAGATTCACTTGGTGGCAATGCCGAGTAAGCAGAAGAAGTTTCCATGCTTTTGGTGCTATGCGGTTCCTGTAGGTCTGTACAGTGCTTCACTACGAATGCTGAATCTAAGGTGTCTCTCAATTGTGTTTGATCTCGACGAGACGCTGATTGTTGCCAACACCATGAAGTCTTTTGATGATAGAATTGAGGCCTTACGAAGCTGGATTGCACGCGAGAGTGACATGGTGAGAATAGCTGGAATGTCTGCTGAAATGAAGCGGTACATGGACGATCGGTGGCTGTTGAAGCAGTACATAGATAATGATTGTGTGGTGGATAATGGAAAGGTGTACAAGGTTCAACAGGAGGATGTTCCTCCGCTGTCTGATAACCACGAGAAAATTGTTCGGCCTATCATTAGATTGCCAGATAAGAACATTGTGCTCACTCGCATCAATCCCGAG ATTCGTGATACCAGCGTGCTTGTGAGGTTACGACCTGCGTGGGAAGATTTGAGAAGTTATTTAACTGCAAAAGGACGCAAGCGGTTTGAAGTTTATGTCTGTACCATGGCTGAAAGGGATTATGCCTTAGAAATGTGGAGGCTTCTTGATCCAGAGTCACACCTAATAGGTTCAAAGCAACTTCTGGACCGTGTTGTTTGTGTCAAAACAG GCTCCAGGAAATCTTTACTCAATGTCTTTCAACATGGAGTGTGCCATCCAAAGATGGCAATGGTAATTGATGACCGTTCAAAGGTTTGGGAAGATAATGATCAATCTCGAGTTCATGTAGTTCCAGCATTCACTCCTTATTATGCTCCTCAAGCAGAG ACAGCAAGTCCCGTTCCCGTCCTCTGTGTTGCAAGAAATGTTGCATGCAATGTCAGAGGTTGTTTTTTCAA AGAGTTTGATGAGATTTTACTGCGAAGAATTTCTGAAGTTTTTTATGAAGATGAGGTGGTAAATTTACCTCCTGCTCCTGATGTGAGCAATTACTTGATGTCTGAG GATGCTGGTTTGGCAACCAATGGAAATGTTAATGCTCCTGTTAGTGAAGGAATGAATGGCGGTGAAGTTGCAAGGAGAATAAACCAATCT gATGACAAGTTTGGTACAGACTCAGTGGCTCATTCTCTGAAAAATCATGCTGAGGCAAGATCTGACAACTCTCCGGCACCTGTTGCAATTCTTCCCAATGTCGTTGGTGCAGCATCTTCGAGGCCAGTCATGCCTTCTCAGA AACCTGGTTTGCTCGGACCTCCTGTTAGACGAGACAGCTTTTCTGATCGTGACTATGAAATGAAGAGAGGACTCCTTGGTACAAATCCTGGTCTAGATATGAGAAATCAAACCTCTGCTGAACTCCCGCATCTATCTAGGATACCTGCACAAATGCCAGCATCATCAATACATGCACAAGGGGGATGGTTGGTGGATGACGATAACAATAGAGGACCTCCGAGTAATCGACCTTCTGGGTTTGTTCAGCCGCCTGACATCATAAAGTCTGAAAAGCTAGTTCACCAGAATCCTTTTAGTCCTGCTACACCAAGTTCTACTCCCAGTGGTCCGAGTAATCGACCTTCTGGGTTTGTTCAACCGCCTGACATCATAAAATCTGAAAAGCTAGTTCACCAGAATCCTTTTAGTCCTGCTACACCAAGTTCTACTCCCAGTGGTTTGCTCTCACACAAATCTGATGTGAAAAGGGAAGAG GTATGCTCTGGACAAgatttacaaaaacaaaatcttccTCCTCCAAGTCAGCTATCAG AGGCTGGTGCATCCCAGAATCAGGCATCTTCTTTTAATAGAGAATCTCAATTAGAATCTGCAAAAGTGAACCTCCTGCCGTCCCCTTTATCTATTGGAGTGCTGCAGGAAATTGGACGAAGATGCAGCTCAAAG GTTGAGTTCAGGTCTGTTGTAAGCACCAGTAATGATTTGCAGTTCTCTGTTGAG GTTCTCTTCACTGGAGAGAAGATTGGTTTTGGAATGGGTAGGACGAGGAAGGACGCTCAACAACAGGCTGCTGAGAATGCTCTTCACAGCTTGGCTG ATAAATATGTAGCGTATCTCGCACCTCGTTCTGGAGCTGTGGACAGAGATATTGATAAAGTCTCGGTCGGGAATGAAAATGGATTTGTATTGGACATCGTCGGTCCTGAATTGACTGAGCTGCTAAGGGAAGATGGAATGCCTAAAGAAAGCACTTCTGAG GCTGCTGAAGTTGAACCTGGAAGTACTTATATTACGGTGAGTCAGCAAGTTCAAAAGCGTGCAAGTTCTCCAAG ATTGCTACAGTCTCTTCCAAATAAACGATTAAAGGAAGAAATATTGCATGGCTCACAAAGTTTATCATCTTCACGGCCGCAGAAGAATGTACCTTCAGACAAACCTTGA
- the LOC117631298 gene encoding RNA polymerase II C-terminal domain phosphatase-like 2 isoform X3 translates to MSRLGFKSVVFHGDLCLGELDAIPVKDQKFQFPNNEIRINRISQQSERCPPLSILQTISSFSVRCKLESTSPVEQPHLINLHACCFYEFKTAVVVVGGEEIHLVAMPSKQKKFPCFWCYAVPVGLYSASLRMLNLRCLSIVFDLDETLIVANTMKSFDDRIEALRSWIARESDMVRIAGMSAEMKRYMDDRWLLKQYIDNDCVVDNGKVYKVQQEDVPPLSDNHEKIVRPIIRLPDKNIVLTRINPEIRDTSVLVRLRPAWEDLRSYLTAKGRKRFEVYVCTMAERDYALEMWRLLDPESHLIGSKQLLDRVVCVKTGSRKSLLNVFQHGVCHPKMAMVIDDRSKVWEDNDQSRVHVVPAFTPYYAPQAETASPVPVLCVARNVACNVRGCFFKEFDEILLRRISEVFYEDEVVNLPPAPDVSNYLMSEDAGLATNGNVNAPVSEGMNGGEVARRINQSDDKFGTDSVAHSLKNHAEARSDNSPAPVAILPNVVGAASSRPVMPSQKPGLLGPPVRRDSFSDRDYEMKRGLLGTNPGLDMRNQTSAELPHLSRIPAQMPASSIHAQGGWLVDDDNNRGPPSNRPSGFVQPPDIIKSEKLVHQNPFSPATPSSTPSGLLSHKSDVKREEVCSGQDLQKQNLPPPSQLSEAGASQNQASSFNRESQLESAKVNLLPSPLSIGVLQEIGRRCSSKVEFRSVVSTSNDLQFSVEVLFTGEKIGFGMGRTRKDAQQQAAENALHSLADKYVAYLAPRSGAVDRDIDKVSVGNENGFVLDIVGPELTELLREDGMPKESTSEAAEVEPGSTYITVSQQVQKRASSPRLLQSLPNKRLKEEILHGSQSLSSSRPQKNVPSDKP, encoded by the exons ATGAGCCGTTTAGGGTTTAAGTCCGTGGTCTTCCACGGCGACCTGTGTTTGGGAGAACTGGATGCTATTCCGGTgaaggaccagaagttccagTTCCCAAACAATGAGATTCGAATCAACCGCATATCGCAACAAAGCGAACGATGTCCTCCTCTCTCAATTCTCCAAACGATTTCGTCATTTTCGGTTCGATGCAAGCTCGAATCGACCTCCCCTGTTGAACAGCCCCATTTGATCAATCTTCACGCCTGCTGCTTCTACGAGTTCAAG ACTGCGGTTGTAGTGGTTGGTGGTGAAGAGATTCACTTGGTGGCAATGCCGAGTAAGCAGAAGAAGTTTCCATGCTTTTGGTGCTATGCGGTTCCTGTAGGTCTGTACAGTGCTTCACTACGAATGCTGAATCTAAGGTGTCTCTCAATTGTGTTTGATCTCGACGAGACGCTGATTGTTGCCAACACCATGAAGTCTTTTGATGATAGAATTGAGGCCTTACGAAGCTGGATTGCACGCGAGAGTGACATGGTGAGAATAGCTGGAATGTCTGCTGAAATGAAGCGGTACATGGACGATCGGTGGCTGTTGAAGCAGTACATAGATAATGATTGTGTGGTGGATAATGGAAAGGTGTACAAGGTTCAACAGGAGGATGTTCCTCCGCTGTCTGATAACCACGAGAAAATTGTTCGGCCTATCATTAGATTGCCAGATAAGAACATTGTGCTCACTCGCATCAATCCCGAG ATTCGTGATACCAGCGTGCTTGTGAGGTTACGACCTGCGTGGGAAGATTTGAGAAGTTATTTAACTGCAAAAGGACGCAAGCGGTTTGAAGTTTATGTCTGTACCATGGCTGAAAGGGATTATGCCTTAGAAATGTGGAGGCTTCTTGATCCAGAGTCACACCTAATAGGTTCAAAGCAACTTCTGGACCGTGTTGTTTGTGTCAAAACAG GCTCCAGGAAATCTTTACTCAATGTCTTTCAACATGGAGTGTGCCATCCAAAGATGGCAATGGTAATTGATGACCGTTCAAAGGTTTGGGAAGATAATGATCAATCTCGAGTTCATGTAGTTCCAGCATTCACTCCTTATTATGCTCCTCAAGCAGAG ACAGCAAGTCCCGTTCCCGTCCTCTGTGTTGCAAGAAATGTTGCATGCAATGTCAGAGGTTGTTTTTTCAA AGAGTTTGATGAGATTTTACTGCGAAGAATTTCTGAAGTTTTTTATGAAGATGAGGTGGTAAATTTACCTCCTGCTCCTGATGTGAGCAATTACTTGATGTCTGAG GATGCTGGTTTGGCAACCAATGGAAATGTTAATGCTCCTGTTAGTGAAGGAATGAATGGCGGTGAAGTTGCAAGGAGAATAAACCAATCT gATGACAAGTTTGGTACAGACTCAGTGGCTCATTCTCTGAAAAATCATGCTGAGGCAAGATCTGACAACTCTCCGGCACCTGTTGCAATTCTTCCCAATGTCGTTGGTGCAGCATCTTCGAGGCCAGTCATGCCTTCTCAGA AACCTGGTTTGCTCGGACCTCCTGTTAGACGAGACAGCTTTTCTGATCGTGACTATGAAATGAAGAGAGGACTCCTTGGTACAAATCCTGGTCTAGATATGAGAAATCAAACCTCTGCTGAACTCCCGCATCTATCTAGGATACCTGCACAAATGCCAGCATCATCAATACATGCACAAGGGGGATGGTTGGTGGATGACGATAACAATAGAGGACCTCCGAGTAATCGACCTTCTGGGTTTGTTCAGCCGCCTGAC ATCATAAAATCTGAAAAGCTAGTTCACCAGAATCCTTTTAGTCCTGCTACACCAAGTTCTACTCCCAGTGGTTTGCTCTCACACAAATCTGATGTGAAAAGGGAAGAG GTATGCTCTGGACAAgatttacaaaaacaaaatcttccTCCTCCAAGTCAGCTATCAG AGGCTGGTGCATCCCAGAATCAGGCATCTTCTTTTAATAGAGAATCTCAATTAGAATCTGCAAAAGTGAACCTCCTGCCGTCCCCTTTATCTATTGGAGTGCTGCAGGAAATTGGACGAAGATGCAGCTCAAAG GTTGAGTTCAGGTCTGTTGTAAGCACCAGTAATGATTTGCAGTTCTCTGTTGAG GTTCTCTTCACTGGAGAGAAGATTGGTTTTGGAATGGGTAGGACGAGGAAGGACGCTCAACAACAGGCTGCTGAGAATGCTCTTCACAGCTTGGCTG ATAAATATGTAGCGTATCTCGCACCTCGTTCTGGAGCTGTGGACAGAGATATTGATAAAGTCTCGGTCGGGAATGAAAATGGATTTGTATTGGACATCGTCGGTCCTGAATTGACTGAGCTGCTAAGGGAAGATGGAATGCCTAAAGAAAGCACTTCTGAG GCTGCTGAAGTTGAACCTGGAAGTACTTATATTACGGTGAGTCAGCAAGTTCAAAAGCGTGCAAGTTCTCCAAG ATTGCTACAGTCTCTTCCAAATAAACGATTAAAGGAAGAAATATTGCATGGCTCACAAAGTTTATCATCTTCACGGCCGCAGAAGAATGTACCTTCAGACAAACCTTGA
- the LOC117631298 gene encoding RNA polymerase II C-terminal domain phosphatase-like 2 isoform X4, whose protein sequence is MSRLGFKSVVFHGDLCLGELDAIPVKDQKFQFPNNEIRINRISQQSERCPPLSILQTISSFSVRCKLESTSPVEQPHLINLHACCFYEFKTAVVVVGGEEIHLVAMPSKQKKFPCFWCYAVPVGLYSASLRMLNLRCLSIVFDLDETLIVANTMKSFDDRIEALRSWIARESDMVRIAGMSAEMKRYMDDRWLLKQYIDNDCVVDNGKVYKVQQEDVPPLSDNHEKIVRPIIRLPDKNIVLTRINPEIRDTSVLVRLRPAWEDLRSYLTAKGRKRFEVYVCTMAERDYALEMWRLLDPESHLIGSKQLLDRVVCVKTGSRKSLLNVFQHGVCHPKMAMVIDDRSKVWEDNDQSRVHVVPAFTPYYAPQAETASPVPVLCVARNVACNVRGCFFKEFDEILLRRISEVFYEDEVVNLPPAPDVSNYLMSEDAGLATNGNVNAPVSEGMNGGEVARRINQSDDKFGTDSVAHSLKNHAEARSDNSPAPVAILPNVVGAASSRPVMPSQKPGLLGPPVRRDSFSDRDYEMKRGLLGTNPGLDMRNQTSAELPHLSRIPAQMPASSIHAQGGWLVDDDNNRGPPSNRPSGFVQPPDIIKSEKLVHQNPFSPATPSSTPSGLLSHKSDVKREEVCSGQDLQKQNLPPPSQLSEAGASQNQASSFNRESQLESAKVNLLPSPLSIGVLQEIGRRCSSKVEFRSVVSTSNDLQFSVEVLFTGEKIGFGMGRTRKDAQQQAAENALHSLADKYVAYLAPRSGAVDRDIDKVSVGNENGFVLDIVGPELTELLREDGMPKESTSEAAEVEPGSTYITVSQQVQKRASSPRLLQSLPNKRLKEEILHGSQSLSSSRPQKNVPSDKP, encoded by the exons ATGAGCCGTTTAGGGTTTAAGTCCGTGGTCTTCCACGGCGACCTGTGTTTGGGAGAACTGGATGCTATTCCGGTgaaggaccagaagttccagTTCCCAAACAATGAGATTCGAATCAACCGCATATCGCAACAAAGCGAACGATGTCCTCCTCTCTCAATTCTCCAAACGATTTCGTCATTTTCGGTTCGATGCAAGCTCGAATCGACCTCCCCTGTTGAACAGCCCCATTTGATCAATCTTCACGCCTGCTGCTTCTACGAGTTCAAG ACTGCGGTTGTAGTGGTTGGTGGTGAAGAGATTCACTTGGTGGCAATGCCGAGTAAGCAGAAGAAGTTTCCATGCTTTTGGTGCTATGCGGTTCCTGTAGGTCTGTACAGTGCTTCACTACGAATGCTGAATCTAAGGTGTCTCTCAATTGTGTTTGATCTCGACGAGACGCTGATTGTTGCCAACACCATGAAGTCTTTTGATGATAGAATTGAGGCCTTACGAAGCTGGATTGCACGCGAGAGTGACATGGTGAGAATAGCTGGAATGTCTGCTGAAATGAAGCGGTACATGGACGATCGGTGGCTGTTGAAGCAGTACATAGATAATGATTGTGTGGTGGATAATGGAAAGGTGTACAAGGTTCAACAGGAGGATGTTCCTCCGCTGTCTGATAACCACGAGAAAATTGTTCGGCCTATCATTAGATTGCCAGATAAGAACATTGTGCTCACTCGCATCAATCCCGAG ATTCGTGATACCAGCGTGCTTGTGAGGTTACGACCTGCGTGGGAAGATTTGAGAAGTTATTTAACTGCAAAAGGACGCAAGCGGTTTGAAGTTTATGTCTGTACCATGGCTGAAAGGGATTATGCCTTAGAAATGTGGAGGCTTCTTGATCCAGAGTCACACCTAATAGGTTCAAAGCAACTTCTGGACCGTGTTGTTTGTGTCAAAACAG GCTCCAGGAAATCTTTACTCAATGTCTTTCAACATGGAGTGTGCCATCCAAAGATGGCAATGGTAATTGATGACCGTTCAAAGGTTTGGGAAGATAATGATCAATCTCGAGTTCATGTAGTTCCAGCATTCACTCCTTATTATGCTCCTCAAGCAGAG ACAGCAAGTCCCGTTCCCGTCCTCTGTGTTGCAAGAAATGTTGCATGCAATGTCAGAGGTTGTTTTTTCAA AGAGTTTGATGAGATTTTACTGCGAAGAATTTCTGAAGTTTTTTATGAAGATGAGGTGGTAAATTTACCTCCTGCTCCTGATGTGAGCAATTACTTGATGTCTGAG GATGCTGGTTTGGCAACCAATGGAAATGTTAATGCTCCTGTTAGTGAAGGAATGAATGGCGGTGAAGTTGCAAGGAGAATAAACCAATCT gATGACAAGTTTGGTACAGACTCAGTGGCTCATTCTCTGAAAAATCATGCTGAGGCAAGATCTGACAACTCTCCGGCACCTGTTGCAATTCTTCCCAATGTCGTTGGTGCAGCATCTTCGAGGCCAGTCATGCCTTCTCAGA AACCTGGTTTGCTCGGACCTCCTGTTAGACGAGACAGCTTTTCTGATCGTGACTATGAAATGAAGAGAGGACTCCTTGGTACAAATCCTGGTCTAGATATGAGAAATCAAACCTCTGCTGAACTCCCGCATCTATCTAGGATACCTGCACAAATGCCAGCATCATCAATACATGCACAAGGGGGATGGTTGGTGGATGACGATAACAATAGAGGACCTCCGAGTAATCGACCTTCTGGGTTTGTTCAGCCGCCTGACATCATAAAGTCTGAAAAGCTAG TTCACCAGAATCCTTTTAGTCCTGCTACACCAAGTTCTACTCCCAGTGGTTTGCTCTCACACAAATCTGATGTGAAAAGGGAAGAG GTATGCTCTGGACAAgatttacaaaaacaaaatcttccTCCTCCAAGTCAGCTATCAG AGGCTGGTGCATCCCAGAATCAGGCATCTTCTTTTAATAGAGAATCTCAATTAGAATCTGCAAAAGTGAACCTCCTGCCGTCCCCTTTATCTATTGGAGTGCTGCAGGAAATTGGACGAAGATGCAGCTCAAAG GTTGAGTTCAGGTCTGTTGTAAGCACCAGTAATGATTTGCAGTTCTCTGTTGAG GTTCTCTTCACTGGAGAGAAGATTGGTTTTGGAATGGGTAGGACGAGGAAGGACGCTCAACAACAGGCTGCTGAGAATGCTCTTCACAGCTTGGCTG ATAAATATGTAGCGTATCTCGCACCTCGTTCTGGAGCTGTGGACAGAGATATTGATAAAGTCTCGGTCGGGAATGAAAATGGATTTGTATTGGACATCGTCGGTCCTGAATTGACTGAGCTGCTAAGGGAAGATGGAATGCCTAAAGAAAGCACTTCTGAG GCTGCTGAAGTTGAACCTGGAAGTACTTATATTACGGTGAGTCAGCAAGTTCAAAAGCGTGCAAGTTCTCCAAG ATTGCTACAGTCTCTTCCAAATAAACGATTAAAGGAAGAAATATTGCATGGCTCACAAAGTTTATCATCTTCACGGCCGCAGAAGAATGTACCTTCAGACAAACCTTGA
- the LOC117631298 gene encoding RNA polymerase II C-terminal domain phosphatase-like 2 isoform X5 gives MSRLGFKSVVFHGDLCLGELDAIPVKDQKFQFPNNEIRINRISQQSERCPPLSILQTISSFSVRCKLESTSPVEQPHLINLHACCFYEFKTAVVVVGGEEIHLVAMPSKQKKFPCFWCYAVPVGLYSASLRMLNLRCLSIVFDLDETLIVANTMKSFDDRIEALRSWIARESDMVRIAGMSAEMKRYMDDRWLLKQYIDNDCVVDNGKVYKVQQEDVPPLSDNHEKIVRPIIRLPDKNIVLTRINPEIRDTSVLVRLRPAWEDLRSYLTAKGRKRFEVYVCTMAERDYALEMWRLLDPESHLIGSKQLLDRVVCVKTGSRKSLLNVFQHGVCHPKMAMVIDDRSKVWEDNDQSRVHVVPAFTPYYAPQAETASPVPVLCVARNVACNVRGCFFKEFDEILLRRISEVFYEDEVVNLPPAPDVSNYLMSEDAGLATNGNVNAPVSEGMNGGEVARRINQSDDKFGTDSVAHSLKNHAEARSDNSPAPVAILPNVVGAASSRPVMPSQKPGLLGPPVRRDSFSDRDYEMKRGLLGTNPGLDMRNQTSAELPHLSRIPAQMPASSIHAQGGWLVDDDNNRGPPSNRPSGFVQPPDIIKSEKLVHQNPFSPATPSSTPSGLLSHKSDVKREEVCSGQDLQKQNLPPPSQLSEAGASQNQASSFNRESQLESAKVNLLPSPLSIGVLQEIGRRCSSKVEFRSVVSTSNDLQFSVEVLFTGEKIGFGMGRTRKDAQQQAAENALHSLADKYVAYLAPRSGAVDRDIDKVSVGNENGFVLDIVGPELTELLREDGMPKESTSEAAEVEPGSTYITVSQQVQKRASSPRLLQSLPNKRLKEEILHGSQSLSSSRPQKNVPSDKP, from the exons ATGAGCCGTTTAGGGTTTAAGTCCGTGGTCTTCCACGGCGACCTGTGTTTGGGAGAACTGGATGCTATTCCGGTgaaggaccagaagttccagTTCCCAAACAATGAGATTCGAATCAACCGCATATCGCAACAAAGCGAACGATGTCCTCCTCTCTCAATTCTCCAAACGATTTCGTCATTTTCGGTTCGATGCAAGCTCGAATCGACCTCCCCTGTTGAACAGCCCCATTTGATCAATCTTCACGCCTGCTGCTTCTACGAGTTCAAG ACTGCGGTTGTAGTGGTTGGTGGTGAAGAGATTCACTTGGTGGCAATGCCGAGTAAGCAGAAGAAGTTTCCATGCTTTTGGTGCTATGCGGTTCCTGTAGGTCTGTACAGTGCTTCACTACGAATGCTGAATCTAAGGTGTCTCTCAATTGTGTTTGATCTCGACGAGACGCTGATTGTTGCCAACACCATGAAGTCTTTTGATGATAGAATTGAGGCCTTACGAAGCTGGATTGCACGCGAGAGTGACATGGTGAGAATAGCTGGAATGTCTGCTGAAATGAAGCGGTACATGGACGATCGGTGGCTGTTGAAGCAGTACATAGATAATGATTGTGTGGTGGATAATGGAAAGGTGTACAAGGTTCAACAGGAGGATGTTCCTCCGCTGTCTGATAACCACGAGAAAATTGTTCGGCCTATCATTAGATTGCCAGATAAGAACATTGTGCTCACTCGCATCAATCCCGAG ATTCGTGATACCAGCGTGCTTGTGAGGTTACGACCTGCGTGGGAAGATTTGAGAAGTTATTTAACTGCAAAAGGACGCAAGCGGTTTGAAGTTTATGTCTGTACCATGGCTGAAAGGGATTATGCCTTAGAAATGTGGAGGCTTCTTGATCCAGAGTCACACCTAATAGGTTCAAAGCAACTTCTGGACCGTGTTGTTTGTGTCAAAACAG GCTCCAGGAAATCTTTACTCAATGTCTTTCAACATGGAGTGTGCCATCCAAAGATGGCAATGGTAATTGATGACCGTTCAAAGGTTTGGGAAGATAATGATCAATCTCGAGTTCATGTAGTTCCAGCATTCACTCCTTATTATGCTCCTCAAGCAGAG ACAGCAAGTCCCGTTCCCGTCCTCTGTGTTGCAAGAAATGTTGCATGCAATGTCAGAGGTTGTTTTTTCAA AGAGTTTGATGAGATTTTACTGCGAAGAATTTCTGAAGTTTTTTATGAAGATGAGGTGGTAAATTTACCTCCTGCTCCTGATGTGAGCAATTACTTGATGTCTGAG GATGCTGGTTTGGCAACCAATGGAAATGTTAATGCTCCTGTTAGTGAAGGAATGAATGGCGGTGAAGTTGCAAGGAGAATAAACCAATCT gATGACAAGTTTGGTACAGACTCAGTGGCTCATTCTCTGAAAAATCATGCTGAGGCAAGATCTGACAACTCTCCGGCACCTGTTGCAATTCTTCCCAATGTCGTTGGTGCAGCATCTTCGAGGCCAGTCATGCCTTCTCAGA AACCTGGTTTGCTCGGACCTCCTGTTAGACGAGACAGCTTTTCTGATCGTGACTATGAAATGAAGAGAGGACTCCTTGGTACAAATCCTGGTCTAGATATGAGAAATCAAACCTCTGCTGAACTCCCGCATCTATCTAGGATACCTGCACAAATGCCAGCATCATCAATACATGCACAAGGGGGATGGTTGGTGGATGACGATAACAATAGAGGACCTCCGAGTAATCGACCTTCTGGGTTTGTTCAGCCGCCTGACATCATAAAGTCTGAAAAGCTAGTTCACCAGAATCCTTTTAGTCCTGCTACACCAAGTTCTACTCCCAGTG GTTTGCTCTCACACAAATCTGATGTGAAAAGGGAAGAG GTATGCTCTGGACAAgatttacaaaaacaaaatcttccTCCTCCAAGTCAGCTATCAG AGGCTGGTGCATCCCAGAATCAGGCATCTTCTTTTAATAGAGAATCTCAATTAGAATCTGCAAAAGTGAACCTCCTGCCGTCCCCTTTATCTATTGGAGTGCTGCAGGAAATTGGACGAAGATGCAGCTCAAAG GTTGAGTTCAGGTCTGTTGTAAGCACCAGTAATGATTTGCAGTTCTCTGTTGAG GTTCTCTTCACTGGAGAGAAGATTGGTTTTGGAATGGGTAGGACGAGGAAGGACGCTCAACAACAGGCTGCTGAGAATGCTCTTCACAGCTTGGCTG ATAAATATGTAGCGTATCTCGCACCTCGTTCTGGAGCTGTGGACAGAGATATTGATAAAGTCTCGGTCGGGAATGAAAATGGATTTGTATTGGACATCGTCGGTCCTGAATTGACTGAGCTGCTAAGGGAAGATGGAATGCCTAAAGAAAGCACTTCTGAG GCTGCTGAAGTTGAACCTGGAAGTACTTATATTACGGTGAGTCAGCAAGTTCAAAAGCGTGCAAGTTCTCCAAG ATTGCTACAGTCTCTTCCAAATAAACGATTAAAGGAAGAAATATTGCATGGCTCACAAAGTTTATCATCTTCACGGCCGCAGAAGAATGTACCTTCAGACAAACCTTGA